The following is a genomic window from Clostridium sp..
TTTCGCAATATCACGGTCTATGTCCACGTCTAATCCCTTCAACATGTCATATACAATTTCGGCCACAGCCGCAGCTTTTGTATCCACATAGTTAAAGTCTCCATAATATTCATTTGTAAGATGATGATCCACATTTATTATTTTATAGCTTTTATCTTCAAATTTCAATTTTGCATTTATTCTCTTTTTGTCTCCACAGTCCAGGACTATGACAACTTCAACATTGGATTTGATATCAGAAGTATTACCGTCTATTATGCTGGAACAAGGAAGAAATTTAAAATCTTTTGGTACTTCATCCATTGAAATCAATTCCACTTCTTTTCCAATGTTTTTTAATCCTTGAAACAGCGCCAGTGAACTTCCGATAGAATCACCATCTGGAGATTTGTGAAAAGTAATAGCCAGCCTATCACTTTTCCTTATCTCCTCAAGTATATTATCCATTGTCATTTTACTCATGCTCCTTTATTTTTCTTAGAAGCTCATCTATGTGCATTCCCTGCTCTATGCTGTTATCCAGTTCTATAATTATCTCCGGAGTATTTCTCAGTCTAATTCTATGCCCGACTTCTCTTCTTATAAAACCGGATGAATTTTTTAGAGCTTCCAGGGTTTCATTTTTTGACCTGGTATTTCCATATAAACTTACATATACT
Proteins encoded in this region:
- the rbfA gene encoding 30S ribosome-binding factor RbfA, producing MSKYRNGRINEEMKKEISNIIREDVKDPRITAMVSVTKVEVTRDLSYAKVYVSLYGNTRSKNETLEALKNSSGFIRREVGHRIRLRNTPEIIIELDNSIEQGMHIDELLRKIKEHE